In Candidatus Methylomirabilota bacterium, the following proteins share a genomic window:
- a CDS encoding iron ABC transporter permease — MTGPVSGARLAAILLGLALVVALASLGALFLGSARVPPGDVLAVLAGRVRGVDQVVVLSLRLPRILAALLAGGALAVAGAGFQALSRNPLAEPSVLGVSSGAAFGVIVAQVFGLGGGLVEVLGLAACAFAGALAAGMAVYLIAASAGGLPVHTLLLAGVIISLFFSSAITVLISIIDFDRLGGVVHWLLGNLGPIAPRSLAVFAAAVAIGFWLVVGAARQLNLLALGEESAQQLGVDAEALKRRIFAGAALLTSATVAFVGPIGFVGLIVPQTIRMLLGSDNRVVIPAAMLGGGAFLLLADTVARNVIAPAELSVGVITAFCGTPFFIYLLRARTGQPRL; from the coding sequence ATGACCGGGCCCGTGTCCGGCGCGCGCCTCGCCGCGATCTTGCTCGGCCTGGCACTCGTGGTCGCCCTGGCGTCGCTCGGGGCCTTGTTCCTGGGCAGCGCGCGCGTCCCTCCGGGCGACGTGCTGGCGGTGCTGGCCGGTCGTGTGAGGGGCGTCGACCAGGTCGTGGTGCTCAGCCTGCGGTTGCCGCGGATCCTCGCCGCGCTGCTGGCCGGCGGCGCGCTCGCGGTGGCGGGCGCGGGCTTCCAGGCGCTGTCGCGCAACCCGCTGGCCGAGCCCTCCGTGCTCGGCGTCTCGAGCGGGGCGGCGTTCGGCGTGATCGTCGCGCAGGTGTTTGGCCTCGGCGGCGGCCTCGTGGAGGTGCTGGGCCTCGCGGCCTGCGCGTTCGCGGGGGCGCTGGCGGCCGGCATGGCGGTCTACCTCATCGCGGCAAGCGCTGGCGGTCTGCCGGTGCACACGCTCCTCCTGGCCGGGGTGATCATCAGCCTGTTCTTCTCCTCGGCGATCACGGTGCTGATCTCGATCATCGATTTCGACCGGCTGGGCGGCGTCGTGCATTGGCTTCTCGGAAACCTGGGTCCGATCGCGCCGCGCAGCCTCGCCGTGTTCGCGGCCGCGGTCGCGATCGGGTTCTGGCTGGTCGTCGGAGCGGCTCGGCAGCTCAATCTTCTGGCGCTCGGCGAGGAGAGCGCGCAGCAGCTCGGGGTGGATGCCGAGGCGCTCAAGCGCCGGATCTTCGCGGGCGCGGCCCTGCTGACCTCGGCCACCGTGGCCTTCGTGGGGCCGATCGGATTCGTGGGGCTGATCGTACCCCAGACCATCCGCATGCTCCTGGGATCGGACAACCGCGTGGTGATTCCCGCGGCCATGCTGGGCGGCGGGGCGTTCCTGCTCCTGGCCGACACCGTCGCGCGCAACGTCATCGCCCCGGCCGAGCTTTCGGTCGGCGTCATCACGGCCTTCTGCGGGACGCCGTTCTTCATCTACCTGCTGCGGGCGCGCACCGGGCAGCCGCGCCTGTGA
- a CDS encoding cobalamin-binding protein — MSRLLATLAMALLLPQPTAALTVADQTGRWVDLPAPPTRIISLVPSVTEILFTIGAQGRLVGRTDFCDYPAEARRKPSVGGMLAPSLEGIVSLKPDLVVATPAGNRHETFDQLGRLNIPVFLVNPITVSDVMDVMGRLGRLTERPEAADRAVATMRARIEAVTTRVSGRPRPRVLYVLWPDPLIVPGPGALVSELIALAGGDSVTADGGPGYPRYSMEAALARHPEVIVLASHGSERSPLVRAKWERLGQVPAIAAGRLYTMDGNLMHRYGPRMVDGLERLARLIHPEAFDKAAAR, encoded by the coding sequence ATGAGCCGCCTGCTCGCGACGCTGGCCATGGCCCTGCTGCTGCCTCAGCCGACAGCCGCGCTCACCGTCGCCGATCAGACCGGACGGTGGGTGGACCTTCCGGCGCCGCCGACGCGCATCATCTCGCTGGTGCCGAGCGTGACCGAGATCCTATTCACGATCGGCGCGCAGGGCCGGCTCGTCGGCAGAACCGATTTCTGCGACTACCCCGCCGAGGCTCGCCGCAAGCCGAGCGTGGGCGGCATGCTGGCTCCCAGCCTCGAGGGGATCGTGTCGCTCAAGCCCGACCTGGTCGTCGCGACACCGGCGGGCAATCGCCATGAGACGTTCGATCAGCTGGGACGGCTCAACATTCCGGTTTTCCTCGTCAATCCAATCACGGTCTCCGACGTGATGGACGTCATGGGTCGGCTCGGACGCCTGACCGAGCGGCCCGAGGCGGCCGATCGCGCGGTGGCGACGATGCGGGCCCGGATCGAGGCCGTGACGACCCGCGTGAGCGGCCGGCCACGTCCGCGGGTGCTCTACGTGCTCTGGCCCGACCCGCTGATCGTGCCGGGGCCCGGCGCGCTCGTCTCCGAGCTCATCGCCCTCGCCGGGGGCGACTCGGTGACGGCCGACGGCGGCCCGGGCTATCCGCGTTACAGCATGGAGGCGGCCCTGGCGCGGCATCCCGAGGTCATCGTCCTGGCGAGCCACGGCTCCGAGCGCAGCCCGCTGGTCCGGGCCAAATGGGAGCGTCTCGGCCAGGTCCCCGCCATCGCGGCGGGCCGTCTTTACACCATGGACGGCAACCTCATGCACCGGTACGGCCCGCGCATGGTCGACGGCCTGGAACGGCTCGCCCGCCTGATCCATCCCGAGGCATTCGACAAGGCGGCGGCCCGATGA
- a CDS encoding ABC transporter ATP-binding protein, protein MTALLACRQLGFTYASQGAARRDFAIRDLSFEVQAGETFGVIGPNASGKTTLVRLLSKVLEPSAGRVLLAGEDLAGLTRAAVARHVAVVPQDVPRGFPHIVEELVLMGRFPRAPRRFFESAEDRAAARRAMETVGVLDLRGALIDRLSGGERQRVMLARALAQEPRLLVLDEPTAYLDLRYQAECAGLLRRLGRETGLTIVLVSHDLGFAAELSDRLLLMADGAAVRVGPPEAVIDEAVLEAAYGCRVIVDKHPVSRRPAVHLIYPRV, encoded by the coding sequence GTGACCGCGCTCCTGGCGTGCCGGCAGCTCGGCTTCACCTATGCGTCTCAGGGGGCCGCCCGCCGCGACTTCGCCATCCGCGATCTGTCGTTCGAAGTCCAGGCCGGGGAAACGTTCGGCGTGATCGGGCCGAACGCTTCCGGCAAGACCACTTTGGTGCGACTGCTGTCGAAAGTCCTCGAACCGTCGGCCGGTCGTGTGCTCCTGGCCGGCGAGGACCTTGCCGGGCTGACCAGGGCGGCGGTAGCCCGGCACGTCGCGGTCGTCCCGCAGGACGTGCCGCGCGGCTTCCCTCACATCGTCGAGGAGCTCGTGCTGATGGGCCGCTTCCCCCGCGCCCCGCGGCGGTTCTTCGAGAGCGCCGAGGATCGTGCCGCGGCACGCCGGGCGATGGAGACGGTGGGCGTCCTGGACCTGCGTGGCGCCCTGATCGACCGGCTGAGCGGGGGCGAGCGGCAGCGGGTCATGCTGGCCCGAGCGCTGGCCCAGGAGCCGCGCCTGCTCGTGCTGGACGAGCCGACGGCCTACCTGGATCTGCGCTACCAGGCCGAGTGCGCCGGTCTCCTGCGCCGGCTGGGGCGCGAGACGGGCCTCACCATCGTGCTCGTGTCGCACGATCTGGGGTTCGCCGCCGAGCTGTCCGACCGCCTGCTCCTCATGGCGGACGGCGCGGCGGTGCGCGTCGGACCCCCCGAGGCCGTGATCGACGAGGCGGTGCTCGAGGCCGCCTACGGCTGCCGGGTCATCGTCGACAAGCACCCGGTCAGCCGCCGACCCGCCGTGCACCTGATCTATCCGAGGGTCTGA